The Gemmatimonadota bacterium genomic sequence GCGGGGAACTGGGTGCCCGCCCACCGGCCGAGCAAGAAGCGCAACGGCCGCAGCCCAGCGCGCACCTGCTGGTGGATGGGCGGCACGCGAACCGGTGCTGCACTCCGCATCTCGGCGACGATGCCGCTCGCATTCATCTGGGCGACGCCCACGGGCCCCATGCCGTAGGTGTTCCGTTCGCGCAGGAACCCGGCGTAGGTTCGGGTCAGGCGTCGCATCGCGGCGGGAGTGAGCGCTCCCGTTGGGGCCAGTGACACGGAGTCGGCGAATTCCGCAGCCGCCGCGAGGCGATAGAAGCGCAGCTGCTCGAGATTCTCCTGGACCACGGTCCCCAGCGGCATGGGGGCGAAGTGGCCGGAGTACGCGGTGACCGGCCCCGGGTAGTCGACTAGAAGCTGTGACAACGCGACCATGGCGAGCCGTGAATGCTGCTCGCCGATGTAGTACGCGCCCCCGGCCACGGTAAGGTCGCCGGTGAAGAGCGCGCCCAACTCGCGCACATGGACCACCGTATTGTTCTCCGCCTCCGCCGGTCCGTAGTCCCGGAGGGTGACGGTGAGCCCCGCGAGGCGCAGCGTGCTCCCGGACGGGACCAGGGAATCGGGGCGCTGCAGCCGGCGCTCGTAGTCACTGCCTAACGCGGCGAGCCAACCACCAGGCTGCAGCGCCTGGTCGTGGACGCCCTGCATCGCGTCAGCGGTCGGCCGAGTGGCGACGAGCGGGGTGCGCGGAAACGCCTCCTTTAGTTGGCGCAGCCCGCCGAAGTGATCCGCATGGGGATGGGTGATGATCACCGCGGCGAGCGGCTTGCCTGTCGCGCGCAGGCTGGCGATGAGCCGGTCGACGTCACTGCGCAGGCACATGGCATCGATCAGCACGAGCCCCTCAGCTGACTCGATCCACCAGGCATTGGTGAAGTAGGAACGCGCGTCGCCGGTCGCGACATGGATCTGCGCGAGCGGCGCCCCCGGTGCTGCGGATTGCGCGCGGAGGGGCGTGAAGGCGCCAAGCAGGAGGGGCGCCGTGGAGAACGCGCGGGCGAGTGTGGTGATACGCACAGGCGAGCTATCGGTGAAGGGGAGCCGGCAGGGGTAGCCGCCCGACGCGTGACGGGGAGGCGCGAAGTGATCAACGTCCGTCGCGATGGTGCGGGCGTTGGTCTTCACGTTGAGGAGGTCAGGGATGTTCCACGACGCGCATGCGCTTCATCTCCGAAGCGGGCTGGCCCTTCCACGTCGCGCCACGGTCCGTGGAATGCTCGAAGCGCCAGATCAGGCCCGCTGACGTGGGGGCGAAGGAGACGCGCCAGAAGTGGGGGTTCTGCAGGACCAGCGCGCCGTTGGCATCGAAGTCGCCGTCGTAGATATCAAACGCGCCGGTGCCGGCGTCCAGCAGGCTCATGCGGTACCGCTGGCTCGTGGAGTCATAGCCGACGGTCACGCGAAAGGCGACGCGGAACACTTCATCGAGCTCGAAGTACTTGCCGCCCAGCACGGGCCAAAGCGCCAGACCGAGGTCGCTGTGTCTCCGGCGACACCGGAGGAAACGCGATAGCTCCCTCAATGAAGCGCAAACGTTCCCGTGCAGCCTCCGTCCTTCCGGCGGGTGCGCCTTGCGCGGCGACGGGTGGGGCCGCGAGCAGCGCGGCGGCGAACAGGGAGGCAAGGGGCCTGGTGTGCATGAGCGTGAAGGAGGGACGATGGTGGTCGCAGCGCTGCAGCGATGTCTGCGAGTACGACGGCGCGACGTCCGTGTTCCTCGCATGGGACGAGCAGCCGTCCGCGCGTGCTGAACGCGGGGGACCGTGCCTGCACCCAGGTCGCAAGGCGAGTGATCTTGCTTGTCCCTTGCATCAGGAGCTCAAGCGCCATGCGGCCACTCGGCGAGGCCCCTTCTCGTCCTCAGCACCTTGGCCGCCCCATTGCGACCGCAAGCCGTGGAGGCTGATCGTGCGGTAGCCAGCGAAGGGCCGCGCCGGGCCTCCGGCGACTCGTCTACCTCACCGGGCGTTGGTCCGTGCGAAACTTCGTGAGAAATGCCGGCGGTGCCTTCGTCGAACAGCCCGCCCGCTCCCTCATGCGCGCGCGATACCTGCGCGACGGGCTGAGCCTCCTCGTGGAGTACCACGAGGCAAGGGCTGACGGCTTTCACGGCGTGCACCTGATCACGGCTGATCCGGCCCGCGGTCTGGTGCACCGCTACTCGGACGCTCGGCGCAACCAGCGTGTGGAGTTCAGCGGCCGCTTTGATGGCGACCAGTATGTGATATCGAGGGTCGGCGAATTTGCGACGACCAGGGCACCTACCTGTATCGCGAGGTCGACGGGGAAATCGGTCCTGACGCCTTCGTCAAGCGGCTGTATCGCTCCGACGATGGTGGCGTGAGCTGGAGCGAGCTGGGCTACTACTATCGATTCGTCCGCGAGCCGTAGTGGGGCGGGATGGGGTTACTCCCCATCGTCGCGCGCACCGCGTCGACATAGCGCTCGCTCACGGGGACCTGGGCGCCGGAACGCAGCTGCAGGAGGTAGGTGCCATCGCCGGTGACGCGCAGCACGCCAACGTCCGCGCGGCGCACGATGGCGCTCCGATGGACCCGCAGGAAGACGGCAGGATCGAGCCGTCGTTCGAGCGCGCCGATCGTCAAGCGATGCAGCACGACGCGCTTCGCGAGGTGAAGCTCCACGTAGTTGCCCGATGCAGCAAACCATCGGACGTCGTCCACGGCGATGGACTCGATACGCCCAACCGAACGCACGCTCAACCGGGTGAGGTACGGCGTGGGCTGCCCGCCGCCGGGCTCGGATGCATCCGTCAGGTAGTCACGGACCGCGATGGCATAGGCGGCCCGCTGG encodes the following:
- a CDS encoding MBL fold metallo-hydrolase, producing MKTNARTIATDVDHFAPPRHASGGYPCRLPFTDSSPVRITTLARAFSTAPLLLGAFTPLRAQSAAPGAPLAQIHVATGDARSYFTNAWWIESAEGLVLIDAMCLRSDVDRLIASLRATGKPLAAVIITHPHADHFGGLRQLKEAFPRTPLVATRPTADAMQGVHDQALQPGGWLAALGSDYERRLQRPDSLVPSGSTLRLAGLTVTLRDYGPAEAENNTVVHVRELGALFTGDLTVAGGAYYIGEQHSRLAMVALSQLLVDYPGPVTAYSGHFAPMPLGTVVQENLEQLRFYRLAAAAEFADSVSLAPTGALTPAAMRRLTRTYAGFLRERNTYGMGPVGVAQMNASGIVAEMRSAAPVRVPPIHQQVRAGLRPLRFLLGRWAGTQFPADTSQSSALPILELATEFVPVLGGAAYEGRMTAPGYRFVLTLSYDAAQQRYRVSALDDASGLLDVFDGTVRSDGALVVDNVRAGTYYMNPRGERVHSRLTFVPTAGELFRLDVHESSDGGGTWKPATRYEATRRLAP